In bacterium, the following are encoded in one genomic region:
- a CDS encoding efflux RND transporter periplasmic adaptor subunit, whose protein sequence is MTPYILIVLSILSLTISGCTSKENNKSHSDHADLYYCPMHKEVTSDKPGVCPICQMDLVKKTRVESAADTMHHSLFLNPDQMRSAQVTTMTVRTSKLKKTITGFTTLEFAEDLRKAIAARFSGRIEKLYVAKTGDRIEAGQALFEIYSPELVQAQNDFVVLLNNKEGQSYTNQMLSAAETKLRLLGVTSDQLETLRRTREIKQNFIYHSPYSGTVIEKKITEGAYVNEGTILYDMADLSLIWGVSDIFESEARFLKLHSTVTIRLDTYPDEKFTGTITLIYPVIEPVSRTIKVRIELNNKDYRLRPKMYGQMTVESSLPELPVIPETAVLLTGKRALTWVMTSPHHFERREIILGEKVGDQYTVLSGITAGEEIVKTAGYLIDSESQLTGK, encoded by the coding sequence ATGACGCCCTACATATTGATTGTACTCAGCATATTGTCGCTCACGATCAGCGGATGCACATCGAAAGAGAATAACAAGTCTCATTCCGATCATGCCGATTTGTATTATTGCCCTATGCACAAAGAAGTGACATCCGACAAGCCGGGAGTTTGTCCTATTTGTCAAATGGATTTAGTGAAAAAAACGCGTGTGGAATCCGCTGCCGATACAATGCACCATAGTTTATTTCTTAATCCTGATCAAATGCGTTCGGCCCAAGTTACAACGATGACAGTCCGTACGTCCAAACTAAAAAAAACGATTACTGGTTTTACAACGTTAGAATTTGCCGAAGATCTACGTAAAGCTATCGCAGCACGCTTTAGCGGCCGCATTGAAAAGCTATACGTAGCCAAAACAGGGGATCGTATCGAAGCCGGTCAGGCACTGTTTGAAATATATAGCCCGGAGCTCGTTCAGGCGCAAAATGATTTTGTTGTTCTGTTAAATAATAAAGAAGGACAATCCTATACAAATCAGATGCTTTCAGCCGCTGAGACAAAGCTTCGATTATTGGGAGTTACTTCGGATCAGTTGGAAACGCTTCGGCGCACGCGCGAAATTAAACAAAACTTTATTTATCATTCCCCTTATAGTGGTACAGTGATCGAAAAAAAAATCACCGAAGGCGCCTATGTCAATGAAGGAACGATTTTGTATGATATGGCCGACCTGAGTTTGATTTGGGGAGTTTCGGATATATTCGAATCCGAAGCGCGTTTTTTAAAATTGCATAGCACTGTAACAATTCGGTTGGATACCTATCCCGATGAAAAATTCACCGGTACCATCACACTTATTTATCCTGTTATAGAGCCCGTATCCCGCACGATCAAAGTACGAATCGAACTCAATAATAAAGACTATCGTTTGCGGCCTAAAATGTACGGACAAATGACTGTTGAATCTTCTTTACCGGAATTACCGGTTATACCTGAAACGGCGGTGCTTCTTACCGGCAAACGTGCTTTGACATGGGTGATGACATCGCCCCATCACTTTGAGCGGCGCGAAATAATACTTGGTGAAAAAGTTGGCGATCAATATACGGTACTTTCAGGCATTACGGCTGGAGAAGAAATCGTAAAAACGGCGGGATATTTGATAGATTCGGAAAGTCAACTTACGGGCAAATAA
- the nusB gene encoding transcription antitermination factor NusB, producing the protein MNPLLADDGAKPGKNTTPKNSRREARETVLKALYAYEMTQDNIKRVFDDVCDNFTEPATQFIHTLVQQTIAHQTEMDMLIRARAQNWEFERIALIDRILMRMALCEILFFEDIPPKVSINEMIEISKRYSTDKSSKFINGILDSIYEDLKNVGRITKTGRGIIES; encoded by the coding sequence ATGAACCCATTGCTTGCGGATGATGGAGCGAAACCCGGTAAAAACACGACACCTAAAAACAGTCGCCGTGAAGCCCGGGAAACGGTTTTAAAAGCATTGTATGCTTATGAAATGACTCAAGACAATATCAAGCGAGTGTTTGATGATGTCTGTGATAATTTTACGGAGCCAGCTACGCAATTTATTCACACTCTTGTGCAACAAACTATCGCGCATCAAACGGAAATGGATATGCTGATCCGAGCAAGAGCTCAAAATTGGGAATTTGAACGAATAGCCCTCATTGATCGTATTTTGATGCGCATGGCTCTTTGTGAAATATTGTTTTTTGAAGACATTCCGCCGAAGGTATCTATTAATGAGATGATCGAAATCAGCAAACGTTATAGCACGGATAAAAGTTCAAAATTTATCAATGGTATTTTGGACTCCATTTATGAAGATCTTAAAAACGTGGGGCGTATTACCAAAACAGGCCGTGGTATTATCGAATCATGA
- a CDS encoding TolC family protein → MFESLKKIALIIGLASLEIPQVHTQVLIDSLIREAIQHHPKIHAIQHNYEAYRFQAKQKRSWPAPDVGFELFQMPASNFPIPVKGNMETDYFIQQMIPWPGKLDAMSEAAHYTAEIQKTMIASAQLNIERDARVAFFELCMINERRRNNANAQRTLEQLLQLSLKRYEVGQITQADILQIENERLALENKAFELEKDRRATESMLNGVLGNNEIRWPDSIPVDWTNNFSVVLDTLIQHTLPKKPEIQGMNHEIAMFTAEKKATHREWFPDIMVRGMYKDMSMGKNYWSLMFSANIPFAPWSRGSLDARIKELDMHIKHGAMEIENMKIMITSEARSAIERIKSSRRQAEQIEQRILPHYEAAYQSMMISFQTGKADTAMLLSMLRMIYMAKDDLVMALAGSKIAEADFYKTIGMSNVRTEVRHD, encoded by the coding sequence ATGTTCGAATCGTTAAAAAAAATAGCGCTTATTATCGGTCTCGCAAGTTTGGAGATACCTCAGGTTCACACGCAGGTATTGATAGACAGTCTTATTCGCGAGGCCATACAACATCATCCCAAAATTCACGCGATACAGCACAATTATGAAGCGTATCGTTTTCAAGCTAAACAAAAGAGATCATGGCCGGCACCGGATGTGGGATTCGAATTATTTCAAATGCCGGCGAGCAATTTTCCTATCCCGGTCAAAGGGAATATGGAAACAGATTATTTTATACAACAAATGATACCTTGGCCCGGAAAACTCGATGCCATGTCGGAGGCCGCGCATTATACAGCAGAAATTCAAAAAACAATGATCGCAAGCGCCCAATTAAACATAGAACGTGATGCGCGTGTGGCTTTTTTTGAATTATGTATGATTAACGAACGAAGGCGTAATAACGCTAATGCACAACGAACATTGGAGCAATTATTACAGTTATCATTGAAACGATACGAAGTCGGGCAAATAACACAAGCCGATATATTACAAATCGAAAATGAGCGATTAGCTTTAGAAAATAAGGCGTTCGAACTGGAGAAAGATCGTCGGGCTACGGAATCCATGTTAAATGGGGTCTTGGGAAATAATGAAATCCGGTGGCCGGATTCAATTCCTGTGGACTGGACGAATAATTTTTCCGTAGTGCTGGATACATTAATACAACATACTCTGCCTAAAAAACCTGAAATTCAGGGTATGAATCATGAAATCGCGATGTTTACTGCTGAAAAAAAAGCGACACATCGCGAATGGTTTCCGGATATCATGGTAAGAGGCATGTATAAAGATATGAGCATGGGAAAAAATTATTGGTCTCTGATGTTCAGTGCTAATATTCCCTTTGCACCTTGGTCAAGAGGGTCACTGGATGCACGGATCAAGGAATTGGACATGCATATAAAACATGGCGCCATGGAAATAGAAAACATGAAGATCATGATTACTTCTGAAGCGCGGTCAGCTATCGAAAGGATAAAATCATCGCGCCGTCAGGCCGAACAAATCGAACAACGGATTCTCCCGCATTATGAAGCGGCTTACCAATCTATGATGATTTCTTTTCAGACAGGCAAAGCTGATACCGCAATGTTGTTGTCTATGTTGCGGATGATTTATATGGCGAAAGATGATTTGGTCATGGCATTGGCCGGTAGTAAAATAGCCGAGGCTGATTTTTATAAAACCATAGGTATGTCAAATGTGAGAACTGAGGTGCGTCATGATTGA
- a CDS encoding radical SAM protein → MISVAKILPVSEVNGPGKRCVVWVQGCPKRCPGCWNPEFLSFEKSTNTVSAKELVTMISKATHGFHDIEGVTFSGGEPFAYAEGLTEVAQLLRKQNLTIMSYSGFTVEEIRTKGNFYVSLLEALDILVDGEYKRELNVNRLWRSSANQRVLFLTDRYIAYQAHIDEEYRELEFTLNTNQITTTGFPEISILKNLTNHRE, encoded by the coding sequence ATGATCTCCGTTGCCAAAATATTACCCGTATCTGAGGTAAACGGTCCAGGAAAGCGTTGCGTAGTGTGGGTTCAGGGTTGCCCTAAACGATGCCCGGGTTGCTGGAATCCGGAGTTCTTATCATTTGAAAAATCAACAAACACGGTTTCTGCCAAAGAACTCGTAACGATGATTTCGAAAGCCACTCACGGTTTTCACGATATTGAAGGCGTAACATTCAGCGGCGGTGAACCGTTTGCTTATGCAGAAGGCCTTACCGAAGTTGCGCAACTTTTGCGTAAGCAAAATCTGACCATCATGAGTTATTCAGGTTTTACTGTGGAGGAAATACGAACAAAGGGTAATTTTTATGTGTCTTTGTTAGAAGCTTTGGATATATTAGTGGACGGAGAATATAAACGGGAATTAAACGTTAATCGTTTATGGCGCAGTTCAGCCAATCAACGCGTGCTTTTTTTAACGGATCGGTACATTGCTTATCAAGCTCACATTGATGAAGAATATCGCGAATTGGAATTTACTCTAAATACAAATCAAATCACAACAACCGGTTTTCCGGAGATTTCGATTTTAAAAAACCTAACGAATCACAGGGAATGA
- a CDS encoding Glu/Leu/Phe/Val dehydrogenase, which translates to MRTFEMIEEKEHEQVVFFSDKASGLRAIVAIHDTTLGPALGGCRMYPYATTEEALNDVLRLSRGMSYKAAVAGLNLGGGKAVIIGDPKKHKNEILFRTFGRFIQGLGGRYITAEDVGTSVTDMEWIRMETRYVTGISRAQGGSGDPSPVTALGTYRGLKACAEKVFGTQSLKGLRIAVQGLGHVGYYLVRHLHDEGAKLVVTDVDGERVKRVVSEFGAEYVDSDKIYDADVDVFSPCAMGAIINDDTIGRLKCKIIAGAANNQLQDEARHGAMLLAKKITYAPDYVINAGGLINVYNELEGYNQEKALAQAKGICDIMKKILELAERENISTHEASNRIAEERIRQIGHIKCHYVTQPESVLKRIER; encoded by the coding sequence ATGCGCACTTTTGAAATGATAGAAGAAAAGGAACACGAACAAGTCGTTTTCTTTAGCGATAAAGCAAGCGGCCTTCGTGCCATCGTAGCGATTCACGATACAACTTTGGGACCTGCTCTTGGAGGCTGCCGAATGTATCCTTATGCGACGACGGAAGAGGCGCTTAATGACGTACTTCGGTTATCTCGCGGTATGTCCTACAAAGCGGCCGTAGCCGGATTGAATCTGGGTGGCGGTAAGGCCGTTATCATCGGTGATCCGAAAAAACATAAGAACGAAATTTTGTTTCGTACATTTGGTCGTTTTATTCAGGGATTAGGCGGCCGCTATATCACGGCCGAAGATGTGGGAACGAGCGTAACGGATATGGAATGGATTCGCATGGAAACCCGGTATGTAACCGGCATATCGCGTGCTCAAGGCGGCAGCGGTGACCCTTCGCCGGTAACGGCTTTAGGAACGTATCGCGGTCTCAAAGCTTGCGCAGAAAAAGTTTTTGGTACACAATCGTTGAAAGGTTTACGAATCGCTGTACAAGGTTTGGGTCATGTCGGATATTATCTGGTGCGACATCTTCATGATGAAGGTGCAAAACTCGTCGTAACCGATGTGGATGGAGAACGCGTCAAACGTGTGGTCAGTGAGTTCGGTGCTGAGTACGTTGATTCGGATAAGATATACGATGCGGACGTTGATGTTTTTTCACCCTGTGCGATGGGTGCGATTATCAATGATGATACTATCGGGCGCTTGAAATGCAAGATTATCGCCGGAGCGGCCAATAATCAACTTCAGGATGAGGCCCGACATGGTGCGATGCTTTTGGCGAAAAAAATAACGTATGCTCCGGATTATGTGATCAATGCCGGAGGGCTTATCAATGTTTATAACGAACTTGAAGGATACAATCAGGAAAAAGCATTGGCACAAGCTAAAGGCATTTGCGATATTATGAAAAAGATATTGGAGCTTGCCGAAAGAGAGAATATTTCAACGCATGAAGCTTCCAATCGCATCGCTGAAGAGCGCATTCGTCAAATCGGGCATATCAAATGTCATTATGTGACACAACCGGAGTCGGTTTTAAAACGTATAGAACGATAA
- the gatA gene encoding Asp-tRNA(Asn)/Glu-tRNA(Gln) amidotransferase subunit GatA — protein sequence MHKTFSQISEDLKSGATNCETIVSQYLDSIKSQSALNAFIHVLPFEKTIARAKHIDAKVKSGQYGRLAGMVVAVKDAIVVKDESATAGSQILKNYVSPFSATVIERLENEDAIVIGKANMDEFAMGSSNENSSFGPALNPLDTSRVPGGSSGGSAVAVAAGLSTTSLGSETGGSVRLPASFCGVVGLKPTYGRISRYGLIAFASSFDQIGPMGLTVEDTARLTHTIAGIDHRDATSASSPVPNYADELKKGVKGLRIGIPKEYFGQGLDPEIRAGIEKTIEKLSKEGAVFSDITLPHTEYGIATYYILVTAEASSNLARYDGVRYGHRSTKSVTMADMFIKSRSEAFGEEVKRRIMLGTYVLSAGYYDAYYKKAQKVRTLIKKDFTQVFSQGIDCILAPTSPTVAFKFGEKSNDPLAMYLSDVYTVNINIAGNPAISVPCGKNSENMPYGVQIIGKDFDESMCFRVGAAIESLR from the coding sequence ATGCATAAAACTTTTTCTCAGATCTCTGAAGATTTAAAATCCGGCGCGACGAACTGCGAAACGATCGTTTCTCAATACCTTGATTCGATCAAATCTCAATCTGCTTTAAACGCATTTATTCACGTTTTGCCGTTCGAAAAAACCATAGCACGAGCCAAACATATTGATGCGAAAGTCAAATCGGGTCAGTATGGCCGTTTAGCCGGTATGGTCGTCGCTGTAAAAGATGCGATCGTCGTCAAAGATGAAAGCGCAACGGCCGGTTCACAAATTTTAAAAAACTATGTCTCCCCTTTTTCCGCAACGGTTATTGAGCGCCTTGAAAATGAAGATGCAATCGTCATCGGTAAAGCCAATATGGACGAGTTTGCGATGGGGTCATCCAATGAAAATTCATCATTTGGTCCCGCGCTCAATCCTTTAGATACATCGCGGGTTCCCGGCGGTTCATCCGGTGGCAGCGCCGTAGCGGTAGCCGCAGGACTTAGCACGACATCGCTAGGATCTGAAACCGGTGGATCGGTTCGTTTACCGGCCAGTTTTTGTGGTGTGGTCGGGCTCAAACCGACGTATGGGCGCATTTCGCGTTATGGCCTGATTGCGTTTGCCTCTTCCTTTGATCAGATCGGGCCGATGGGGCTTACGGTCGAAGATACGGCAAGGCTCACGCACACTATCGCCGGTATTGATCACCGCGACGCGACCAGCGCTTCTTCCCCCGTTCCTAATTACGCGGATGAATTAAAAAAAGGTGTCAAAGGACTTCGTATCGGTATTCCCAAAGAATATTTCGGACAAGGACTTGATCCTGAAATTCGTGCAGGTATCGAAAAGACAATTGAAAAACTAAGCAAAGAAGGCGCCGTGTTTAGTGATATAACACTGCCACATACAGAATACGGCATTGCAACATATTATATTCTTGTTACGGCGGAGGCCTCATCAAATCTTGCACGCTACGACGGGGTGCGGTATGGTCACCGCAGTACAAAGTCCGTTACGATGGCGGACATGTTTATCAAAAGTCGCAGTGAAGCCTTCGGTGAAGAGGTAAAGCGCCGCATCATGCTCGGTACTTATGTGTTGAGTGCAGGTTATTATGACGCGTATTACAAAAAAGCGCAGAAAGTCCGTACGCTAATCAAAAAGGATTTTACTCAAGTTTTTTCGCAAGGTATTGATTGTATCTTAGCGCCGACGTCACCGACGGTAGCGTTCAAGTTCGGTGAAAAATCCAACGATCCTTTGGCCATGTATTTATCGGATGTTTATACCGTTAATATCAATATCGCCGGTAACCCTGCTATCAGCGTACCGTGCGGCAAAAATTCGGAAAATATGCCTTATGGCGTACAGATCATCGGTAAAGACTTTGATGAAAGCATGTGTTTCCGCGTGGGTGCTGCGATCGAATCATTACGCTAG
- a CDS encoding efflux RND transporter permease subunit, which produces MIENIIDWSARHRWMVLTAYVSISLYGIYSFREMSVDAIPDLSENQVIVYTEWMGRSPQVVEEQLTFPLVTALQGLAHVKAVRASSMFGMSFVFVIFDDNTDIYFARSRVQERLSTVRGSLPKDAIPTLGPDGTGIGHIYWYTVEGDEQDLGTLRSIQDWYIRYQLSSVEGVAEVASIGGHVKQYQIDLNPVRMRAFGIDIMDVTQALQRNNNEVGGKIIEWSSAEYFVRGQGYIRTESDIRNLVLRNNGSGIPVMLGQIADVQIGGDIRRGSLEKDGEGEAVGGIVVMRSGENAKAVIDRIKKKINEITPGLPHGVVIKPSYDRSVLIEQSIETLNRALFEAALTVSLMVAVFLLHARSILRIIIEIPVSILLSFILMRIFDIHANIMSLGGIILAIGVIVDASIVMVENAYRNIAQALETKGKLLTEDYQAIALQSAKQVGRAIFFSELIILVSFLPVFMLTGQEGKLFAPLAFTKTFVMLASAAVVLTLIPVLMTFLMRGKFRPEKENPVTHFFIKLYEPIIHWVLRYRKITLSLNVIALIITIPMIVNMGSEFMPPLDEGSILYMPVTLPNASLTEVNRILTIQDRLIKSVPEVAHVLGKAGRAETATDNAPISMIETIILLKDKKDWRPGITKKDIIQELDSKLQIPGVRNGWTQPIVNRINMLATGVRTDVGFKILGNNADTLEYYAIEAEKILKKVHGASDVVAERGQNGYYLDITIKPEAAQRIGFKSGDLQEIIEMAIGGQNIGTVLDGRMRFPIRARFGREWRDNTEALKQLWIPIRPRNTMVSATPIENVLYENTKKSMSASMTQNTDAASEPIRQSLLSDVNEDIIFLPLGQLAEVKVNQGPTMVNSENGMLRSVVYMNTAGRDLDHVVEDAKVLIQSELKLPEGYTYQWSGQYEHKIRAQRTLMIIIPIVFILIFLLLYFTVRDPIEALVVMLSVPFALIGGVYMNFILGYNFSVAVWVGFIALYGIATETGVIMVVYLHEALDRRLQSKNGVITQKDVYEATIEGSVLRLRPKLMTVGTALIGLVPIMWSTGTGADVMKPLTAPMIGGLITSAIHVLIVTPVLFAIMKERALSKGTLKKSKMAHWIKES; this is translated from the coding sequence ATGATTGAAAATATCATTGATTGGAGCGCCCGCCATCGTTGGATGGTACTTACTGCTTATGTATCCATTTCGTTATATGGCATTTATTCATTTAGGGAAATGAGCGTTGACGCAATTCCGGATTTATCTGAAAATCAAGTTATCGTCTATACGGAATGGATGGGTCGCTCGCCGCAAGTTGTCGAAGAGCAATTGACATTTCCTCTGGTTACAGCACTCCAAGGGCTTGCTCACGTCAAGGCTGTACGCGCCAGTTCCATGTTCGGTATGTCGTTTGTGTTTGTGATTTTTGATGATAATACGGATATCTATTTTGCCCGTTCGCGCGTCCAGGAGCGTTTGAGCACGGTTCGCGGATCGTTGCCTAAAGATGCGATACCTACATTGGGGCCGGACGGCACCGGTATCGGTCATATTTACTGGTATACGGTCGAGGGCGACGAACAAGATTTAGGAACGTTGCGATCCATACAAGATTGGTATATCAGGTATCAACTTTCCTCCGTTGAAGGGGTCGCCGAAGTGGCAAGTATAGGGGGGCATGTCAAACAATATCAGATAGACTTGAATCCGGTACGAATGCGGGCGTTTGGAATAGATATAATGGATGTTACCCAAGCGCTTCAACGCAATAATAATGAAGTAGGCGGCAAGATTATCGAATGGAGCAGCGCAGAATATTTTGTACGCGGACAAGGGTATATTCGTACGGAGAGCGATATTCGTAATCTCGTATTACGAAATAATGGCAGCGGGATACCTGTTATGCTTGGGCAAATAGCTGATGTGCAGATCGGTGGTGATATTCGAAGAGGCTCATTGGAAAAGGACGGTGAAGGCGAAGCCGTCGGCGGAATCGTAGTCATGCGCAGCGGCGAAAACGCGAAAGCCGTGATTGATCGTATAAAGAAAAAAATAAATGAAATCACACCGGGATTGCCGCATGGCGTTGTCATCAAACCATCGTATGATCGCAGTGTGCTTATCGAGCAATCAATCGAAACGCTTAATCGGGCATTATTCGAAGCCGCCTTGACGGTCTCGCTTATGGTAGCCGTGTTTTTGCTTCATGCACGAAGCATACTTCGTATTATCATCGAAATCCCTGTATCCATTCTGCTGTCATTTATTTTGATGCGCATTTTTGATATACATGCCAATATTATGAGTCTGGGGGGCATCATACTCGCAATCGGCGTGATAGTGGATGCATCCATCGTGATGGTGGAAAACGCCTATCGTAACATCGCCCAGGCGCTGGAGACTAAAGGAAAGCTGCTAACCGAGGATTATCAGGCCATTGCTCTACAGTCGGCTAAACAAGTCGGGCGCGCCATATTTTTTTCCGAACTGATCATCCTTGTTTCTTTTTTGCCGGTGTTTATGCTTACCGGTCAAGAGGGTAAACTTTTTGCTCCGCTCGCTTTTACAAAAACCTTTGTTATGCTGGCGTCGGCCGCTGTTGTTTTGACACTGATACCGGTACTTATGACATTTTTGATGCGCGGAAAATTCCGACCTGAAAAGGAAAATCCTGTAACGCATTTTTTTATCAAACTCTACGAACCTATCATTCACTGGGTATTACGGTATCGTAAAATTACTTTATCACTTAACGTCATCGCGCTTATTATTACGATACCGATGATCGTAAATATGGGATCGGAATTTATGCCGCCTTTGGATGAAGGCTCGATCTTGTACATGCCGGTCACACTGCCCAATGCCTCGCTTACGGAAGTTAATCGAATTCTGACGATACAGGATCGATTGATCAAAAGCGTACCTGAAGTGGCGCACGTCTTAGGTAAGGCCGGTCGTGCTGAAACGGCCACCGATAATGCACCGATTAGTATGATCGAAACGATCATTTTGTTAAAAGACAAAAAAGATTGGCGCCCCGGTATTACAAAAAAAGATATCATTCAGGAATTAGATTCTAAACTACAGATACCGGGCGTCCGCAACGGATGGACACAACCTATTGTTAATCGTATCAACATGCTTGCTACAGGTGTACGTACCGACGTGGGTTTTAAAATATTGGGTAATAATGCCGATACGCTGGAGTATTATGCCATCGAAGCTGAAAAAATTCTTAAAAAAGTGCATGGTGCGAGTGATGTAGTGGCCGAACGAGGGCAGAATGGATATTACCTGGATATTACCATAAAACCTGAAGCCGCCCAACGCATAGGATTTAAAAGTGGTGATTTGCAAGAGATTATAGAAATGGCGATCGGCGGACAAAATATCGGCACAGTGTTGGATGGTCGAATGCGTTTTCCCATACGCGCTCGATTTGGACGCGAATGGCGCGATAACACCGAGGCATTAAAACAATTGTGGATTCCCATTAGACCACGCAATACGATGGTTTCAGCTACACCAATTGAAAATGTCTTGTATGAAAACACAAAAAAATCAATGTCGGCTTCGATGACGCAAAATACCGATGCTGCATCTGAACCGATTCGCCAATCGCTACTCTCAGATGTGAATGAAGACATCATTTTTTTACCGTTGGGTCAGTTAGCCGAAGTCAAAGTCAATCAGGGACCTACAATGGTTAACAGTGAAAACGGGATGCTTCGTTCCGTGGTCTATATGAATACAGCAGGCCGAGATTTGGATCATGTAGTCGAAGATGCAAAAGTTTTGATTCAATCCGAACTAAAGCTACCTGAGGGTTATACATATCAGTGGAGCGGCCAGTACGAACATAAGATTCGCGCACAGCGTACGTTGATGATTATTATCCCGATCGTTTTTATTTTGATTTTTTTATTACTCTATTTTACGGTGCGAGATCCCATAGAAGCTCTTGTTGTCATGCTTTCGGTCCCGTTTGCTTTAATCGGCGGAGTGTACATGAATTTTATACTCGGTTATAATTTTTCTGTAGCCGTATGGGTTGGTTTCATAGCGTTATATGGTATCGCTACAGAAACGGGTGTTATCATGGTGGTTTATCTTCATGAGGCTTTGGATCGTCGTTTACAATCTAAAAATGGAGTTATAACTCAAAAGGATGTTTATGAAGCAACGATTGAAGGCAGTGTATTGCGATTGCGACCTAAATTGATGACGGTCGGTACGGCTTTGATTGGGTTGGTGCCGATAATGTGGTCAACGGGAACCGGTGCGGATGTGATGAAGCCGCTGACGGCACCAATGATTGGAGGACTGATCACATCGGCGATACACGTTTTGATCGTAACACCGGTTTTATTCGCGATTATGAAAGAAAGAGCTTTAAGCAAAGGAACACTAAAAAAATCCAAAATGGCTCATTGGATCAAAGAAAGTTAA
- a CDS encoding response regulator, which produces MTEKKRILVVDDEESIRLICEMALQQNGFKTFSASDGSEALKVVENQNVDLILSDIFMPAMNGFQLLQSLKKDPYYNQIPVIFLTAATDNDHIIEGLQLGAEDYISKPIRIKEVIARVQMVLSKIEARHQTRPQPQQGHEVKADLDTRRENKPVGKLEEKPLIDVIAFCEANSLTGELIVTHENRRGKLTYRKGELLEVSLDDKKDDAAIDELMSWQNGTFEINQQLLTLDALTKSLRSDAKSTMSSKEGVSTPVSVGNKAVSIPADVVIAALNAATMHVGQSMGEAKVGNYFRRAQLAHVNKWNTLGYFVVDQRGKTTALKPIQLNGDDIVGVSEWIKSFTRLCAEKDPQWSDMNVVQIVKNNIHDSHWKVLDSAGFPGYF; this is translated from the coding sequence ATGACAGAAAAGAAACGCATCCTTGTGGTTGACGACGAAGAAAGCATCCGTCTTATTTGCGAAATGGCCCTTCAACAAAACGGGTTCAAAACGTTTTCCGCTTCTGACGGCTCTGAAGCGCTCAAGGTTGTAGAAAATCAAAATGTAGATTTGATACTCAGCGATATTTTTATGCCGGCGATGAATGGATTTCAGCTTTTGCAAAGTTTAAAAAAGGATCCGTATTATAATCAGATACCGGTTATTTTTTTGACGGCGGCTACGGATAACGATCATATTATCGAAGGCCTTCAATTGGGCGCAGAAGACTATATTTCCAAGCCGATTCGCATCAAAGAGGTCATTGCGCGCGTACAAATGGTTCTCTCCAAAATCGAAGCACGTCACCAGACCAGGCCTCAACCTCAACAAGGCCATGAGGTGAAAGCTGATCTTGATACGCGCCGTGAAAATAAGCCCGTTGGAAAATTAGAAGAAAAACCTTTGATAGATGTGATTGCTTTTTGTGAGGCCAATTCGCTGACGGGTGAATTGATTGTAACGCACGAAAACCGTCGCGGGAAATTGACGTACAGAAAAGGTGAGTTGCTGGAAGTATCACTTGACGATAAAAAAGACGATGCCGCCATTGACGAACTTATGTCTTGGCAAAACGGAACATTTGAAATCAATCAACAATTATTAACCTTGGATGCACTGACCAAATCGTTGCGGTCGGATGCTAAGTCAACTATGTCATCCAAAGAAGGAGTCTCGACACCTGTTTCCGTAGGGAATAAAGCTGTATCCATACCGGCCGATGTAGTAATTGCGGCATTAAATGCGGCTACCATGCACGTAGGGCAATCTATGGGCGAAGCGAAAGTAGGAAATTATTTTCGCCGTGCGCAACTCGCACATGTGAACAAATGGAATACCCTCGGATATTTCGTGGTAGACCAGCGGGGTAAAACAACGGCATTAAAACCGATCCAGCTGAATGGGGATGATATTGTCGGTGTTTCCGAATGGATCAAATCATTTACGCGTTTGTGTGCTGAAAAAGATCCTCAGTGGTCCGATATGAATGTGGTACAAATCGTAAAAAATAATATTCATGATTCGCATTGGAAAGTGCTTGATTCCGCAGGTTTTCCAGGGTATTTTTAA
- a CDS encoding twin-arginine translocase TatA/TatE family subunit has protein sequence MNLGMPEIIVIAVAVLILFGAKKIPEFAQGLGKGIREFKRAMNGAEDEIKKGLSDNQERKP, from the coding sequence ATGAATTTAGGAATGCCCGAAATAATCGTAATAGCTGTCGCCGTTCTTATTCTCTTCGGCGCGAAAAAAATACCCGAATTTGCTCAAGGTCTTGGTAAAGGTATTCGCGAATTTAAGCGTGCAATGAATGGCGCTGAAGATGAAATCAAAAAAGGTTTATCCGATAATCAGGAACGTAAACCCTAA